In the Salvelinus fontinalis isolate EN_2023a chromosome 34, ASM2944872v1, whole genome shotgun sequence genome, one interval contains:
- the LOC129832806 gene encoding WAP, Kazal, immunoglobulin, Kunitz and NTR domain-containing protein 2-like: protein MWWMLFPRWIWFLFGQCYVLLLIIDSCVRVKAMPMSMPNKVVYSHAGMCPNEMNPNLWVDAMSTCMRECELDRDCENFEKCCNNVCGNKSCVAARYMDIKGKKGPVGMPKGVKCDKFMCTQQGSECDIWEGQPVCKCRDRCEREPHFTCASDGMTYYNKCYMDAEACSKGISISVVTCRYHLTWPNTSPLPMETTLRPTTALLETTPPADIHPPMMLSSPTQQAVFVGETASFLCEVSGKPSPEVTWEKQLEGKENTVMRPNHVQGNVVVTNIGQLVIYNAQQQDAGIYTCTAKNLGGAVTSHNPLSVIQRDTGRKEGEVGNATNPFPFPAEECLKGPDSDDCGEESISWYYEAKRNNCFTFTYSQCNKNRNHFDSYETCMLSCGAELSAPCSLPSLQGPCKAYEPRWAYSSTLKQCQSFIWGGCGGNENNFESKEACEEMCPYPKNHNCKMCKPRGKMVTSFCKSDFIILGRVTELPEEQDSGHALITVEEILKDEKMGLKFFGQEPLEVTLMNMDWNCPCPNITTANGQLIIMGDVHNGMAVLQPDSFVGSSTARRVRKLREVIHKKTCDFLKEFPTNQ, encoded by the exons ATGTGGTGGATGTTGTTTCCTCGATGGATCTGGTTTCTCTTTGGACAGTGCTACGTCTTGCTCCTGATCATAGACAGCTGTGTGAGGGTGAAAGCGATGCCAATGTCCATGCCCAACAAAGTGGTGTACTCTCACGCGGGCATGTGCCCCAACGAGATGAACCCCAACCTGTGGGTGGACGCCATGAGCACCTGTATGCGCGAGTGCGAGTTGGACCGG GACTGTGAAAACTTTGAGAAATGCTGCAACAACGTGTGTGGGAACAAGAGCTGTGTGGCGGCGCGCTACATGGACATTAAGGGCAAGAAGGGGCCGGTTGGCATGCCAAAAGGGGTCAAGTGTGACAAGTTCATGTGTACGCAGCAGGGCTCCGAGTGCGACATCTGGGAGGGCCAGCCCGTGTGTAAGTGCCGGGACCGCTGTGAGAGAGAGCCCCACTTCACATGCGCCTCAGACGGTATGACCTACTACAACAAGTGTTACATGGACGCAGAGGCCTGCTCCAAGGGCATCTCTATCTCTGTGGTCACCTGCAG GTACCACCTCACCTGGCCAAACACCAGCCCGTTGCCCATGGAAACCACCCTGCGGCCAACCACTGCCCTCCTGGAGACCACCCCCCCGGCCGACATCCATCCTCCAATGATGCTCAGCAGCCCCACTCAGCAGGCTGTGTTCGTGGGCGAGACAGCCAGCTTCCTGTGCGAAGTGTCAGGTAAGCCCAGTCCGGAGGTGACCTGGGAGAAGCAGCTGGAGGGCAAGGAGAACACAGTGATGAGGCCCAATCACGTGCAGGGGAACGTAGTGGTCACCAACATCGGCCAGCTGGTCATCTACAATGCCCAGCAACAGGACGCCGGCATCTACACCTGCACGGCCAAGAACCTGGGGGGGGCTGTGACCTCCCACAACCCCCTGTCGGTGATCCAGAGAGACACGGGCCGGAAGGAGGGTGAGGTAGGGAATGCCACCAACCCGTTCCCCTTCCCCGCCGAAGAGTGCCTGAAGGGGCCGGACAGTGACGACTGTGGGGAGGAGAGCATAAGCTGGTACTACGAAGCCAAGAGGAACAATTGCTTCACCTTCACCTACAGCCAGTGCAACAAGAACCGCAACCACTTTGATAGCTACGAGACATGCATGTTGTCGTGCGGGGCAGAGCTGTCGGCTCCCTGCTCCCTCCCCAGCCTGCAGGGACCCTGTAAGGCCTACGAGCCGCGctgggcctacagcagcaccctCAAACAGTGCCAGTCCTTCATCTGGGGCGGCTGTGGaggcaatgaaaacaactttgaaTCCAAAGAGGCCTGCGAGGAGATGTGTCCTTATCCGAAGAACCATAACTGTAAGATGTGTAAACCGCGGGGCAAGATGGTGACCAGCTTCTGCAAAAGCGACTTCATCATCCTGGGGCGCGTGACAGAGTTGCCTGAAGAACAGGACTCGGGCCACGCCCTGATCACCGTGGAGGAGATCCTAAAGGACGAGAAAATGGGCCTCAAGTTCTTCGGCCAGGAACCCTTGGAGGTGACCTTGATGAACATGGACTGGAACTGCCCGTGCCCAAACATCACCACGGCCAACGGGCAGCTCATCATCATGGGAGACGTCCACAACGGCATGGCCGTGCTGCAGCCCGACAGCTTCGTGGGGAGCTCCACCGCACGCAGGGTCAGGAAGCTCCGAGAGGTCATTCACAAGAAGACCTGTGACTTTCTCAAAGAGTTCCCAACAAACCAGTAG
- the ankrd40 gene encoding ankyrin repeat domain-containing protein 40, which yields MSTTSLDKELQERLREASAIGDIDEVRILVESGVNVNSQNEINGWTCLHWACKRNHKPVVSYLLNSGADQEILTAKDELAVQLTSKPEIRRLLGVEEEEVPEIKEPELPIIPNYLSNPPFMYSKMDNKAELILAQLTQNGNGDHSSDDPHSDSASLSPTHEQQLPQQPQSLLSDTPSQREGAFIPLAQQNGVLPSPASSLTVNGGLPMDLSMEPHLVNHGEYPHSVAHNGPVCSPPLPSPSPSTTSSSSQAQMANANPSMTRQQSLPQQLNCGQGAGGNMPAFQPFFFTSTFPVNVQELVLKVRIQNPNARENDFIEVELDRQELTYRSLLRVCCRELDISAEHVEKIRKLPNTMLRKDKDVARLQDFQELEVVLEKAEGLALLSGAGGLTDRPCYNMKASRLTY from the exons ATGTCAACGACATCGTTGGATAAGGAATTGCAAGAGCGCTTGAGAGAGGCGTCTGCGATTGGAGACATCGACGAGGTGCGGATTTTAGTGGAAAGCGGAGTAAATGTCAACTCTCAAAACGAAATAAACGGGTG GACATGTTTGCATTGGGCATGCAAGAGAAACCACAAACCGGTTGTGTCGTACCTGCTGAACTCTGGCGCTGACCAAGAGATCCTCACTGCTAAAGATGAGCTGGCTGTCCAGCTGACCTCTAAGCCTGAAATCAGAAGACTGTTAGGAG TTGAGGAGGAGGAAGTGCCTGAAATCAAGGAGCCTGAGTTGCCAATCATCCCAAACTACCTGTCCAACCCGCCATTCATGTACAGTAAGATGGACAACAAGGCTGAGCTCATATTGGCACAGTTGACCCAAAATGGAAATGGAGACCACTCATCAGATGACCCACACAGCGACTCAGCTTCCCTGTCGCCCACCCACGAGCAACAGCTGCCTCAGCAACCGCAGAGCCTACTCTCTGACACCCCGAGCCAGAGAGAGGGGGCCTTCATTCCATTGGCGCAGCAGAACGGAGTGTTGCCGAGCCCCGCCTCGTCTCTCACCGTCAACGGAGGCCTGCCTATGGACCTCTCCATGGAGCCCCACCTGGTCAACCATGGGGAGTACCCACACTCGGTGGCCCATAATGGGCCTGTGTGctctcctcccctgccctcccccaGCCCCAGCACCACCAGCAGTAGCAGCCAAGCCCAGATGGCTAACGCTAACCCATCTATGACCCGGCAGCAGTCCCTCCCTCAGCAGCTCAACTGTGGCCAGGGTGCTGGGGGTAACATGCCTGCCTTCCAGCCTTTCTTCTTTACCAGTACATTCCCTGTCAATGTGCAAG AGCTGGTCCTAAAGGTGCGCATCCAGAACCCCAACGCCCGGGAGAACGACTTCATCGAGGTGGAGCTGGACAGACAGGAGCTGACCTACCGCTCGCTGCTCCGTGTGTGCTGCCGCGAGCTGGATATCAGCGCCGAACACGTGGAGAAGATCCGCAAGCTGCCCAACACCATGCTACGAAAG GACAAAGACGTGGCTCGGCTGCAGGACTTCCAGGAGTTAGAGGTGGTGCTGGAGAAGGCTGAGGGCCTGGCACTCCTCTCTGGGGCGGGAGGCCTCACCGACAGACCCTGCTACAACATGAAGGCCTCCAGACTCACCTACTAG